One genomic segment of Flagellimonas marinaquae includes these proteins:
- a CDS encoding AAA family ATPase: MKFNYISQLKVNNCYTHKDFKIPNKSLDTFKHIILTGKNGSGKTTILSRIHHVLSEIIQKGTLQQDAINKLKRTIHANPNHRNIKSLNERLEKIQDVEINFLSPFTSFPPPPKDDIEKTVIYFYKANRKVELLNVETVTREDNFISQLKNGTPNENFTKRLKQYLVNKKVYEAFNYMGSETEKIKQSQKFFEKLTSALGYIFEDSSLRLEFVQEEFEFYIILKDSRRITFNQLSDGFSAFFNIIMDLMIRIDLIRKIEGDYSLNPKGIVLIDEPETHLHLSLQYNILPIISSLFPNIQLIIATHSPAIISSAENAIVYDLTTKEEVSDWILGSSFSELMISHFGLDNEYSPIADEIIEKVNDAVKNKDYDALNEILENNNKYLTPALRLEIESQIITARNKEKND; this comes from the coding sequence ATGAAGTTCAATTATATCTCGCAATTAAAGGTAAATAACTGCTATACCCATAAAGATTTTAAAATCCCAAATAAGAGTCTTGATACGTTTAAGCATATAATATTAACTGGCAAAAATGGGTCTGGTAAAACAACAATTCTTAGCAGGATTCATCATGTTCTAAGTGAAATTATACAAAAAGGCACTTTACAGCAAGATGCCATTAATAAGTTGAAAAGGACCATACATGCAAACCCTAATCACAGAAATATTAAGTCTTTAAATGAAAGATTAGAGAAAATTCAGGATGTTGAAATTAACTTTTTAAGTCCTTTTACATCATTTCCACCCCCCCCAAAAGATGATATTGAAAAGACCGTCATCTATTTTTACAAGGCAAATAGAAAAGTGGAACTGTTAAACGTAGAGACCGTAACAAGGGAAGATAATTTCATTTCACAATTGAAAAACGGAACACCAAATGAAAATTTCACTAAAAGACTAAAACAGTATTTGGTCAATAAAAAAGTTTACGAGGCATTCAATTATATGGGCTCTGAAACGGAAAAAATTAAACAGAGCCAAAAGTTTTTCGAAAAGTTAACAAGCGCATTAGGATATATTTTTGAAGATTCTAGTCTTCGGTTAGAATTTGTGCAAGAAGAGTTTGAGTTTTACATAATCTTAAAAGACTCTAGGAGAATTACATTTAACCAGCTTTCAGATGGTTTTTCAGCATTTTTCAACATCATAATGGACCTTATGATTCGGATTGATCTGATTAGAAAAATAGAAGGGGATTACTCACTAAATCCAAAAGGGATTGTTTTAATTGATGAACCAGAGACCCACCTTCATTTGTCATTACAGTATAATATATTACCAATAATCTCAAGTTTATTCCCAAACATCCAATTAATAATAGCAACACATTCTCCTGCAATCATATCGAGCGCAGAAAACGCAATAGTTTATGATTTAACCACTAAGGAAGAAGTGTCCGATTGGATACTTGGGAGCAGTTTTTCAGAGCTTATGATTAGCCATTTTGGACTTGACAACGAATATTCCCCTATTGCAGACGAAATAATTGAAAAGGTTAACGATGCTGTAAAAAATAAAGATTATGATGCACTTAATGAAATACTTGAAAATAACAACAAGTATTTGACACCCGCTCTTAGGTTAGAAATTGAATCTCAAATAATAACCGCTAGAAATAAGGAAAAGAATGATTAA